CGTACTGGTAATGCGTAAATACGCACAGTAACGAAAACGACTCACCCGAGTTATCAGAATACCGGAGCCTGTCTCCGGTATTTTTTTGCCCTGGTATCAGGCATGCCTCGCGTCATTCCCCATCCTTTACAGCAAAATCCACAACAGCAATGCGACGATCAATAGGGCACTGAGCGCCAGGCCGATAGGTTTGGTCGCAAATTTATGCCATTCGAACGGCAGTGCAGCTATCAATGGGTTGATGAACGGCTGCGCGGGTGTTGCGGCTGAGTCCTGAAGCTGCTGGAGGCGGCGGCGGTAGAGAAAAGTGACAACCTCGGTCATTTGTGTTGGCGTCAGCGGCGCTTGTGGCGTGATGCTCAGGGTGCGGGTGAAATCCTGCAACAGTTGCTGTTCCTGTGGGTCGGCCGGGTGTTTTAGCGCGGCCTGTATATTATGCAGGGTTTGCGGTGTGTGTTGTTGCAATAGAAAACTCTGGGTAGTCAGAAACTGACTCAATGTCTGAAAGTTTTTGGCAGGCATAGGCTCACCGGTTTTTAATCCCTGCATCGCCATTAACGTTTGCCAGACTTTTGCCGGTGATTCGCCAGTAAGCGCGACCAGCCGCGCGACCTGTTGGTTGAGCAGGTTATGTTCAGCAGGCAACAAGACCCGGCCTGATGCCGCGCTCTGTGTGCTATAGCGTGCATCTGGCAGGGCGCTGTTTTGTAGCCCTGCCGCCAGTTGTTGCAGGTTTTGCGGCAATGGCGGCGGGAGTAGTGAGGCGCTTTGTGTTCCGGCAGGCGAAGTCCCGTTGGTGAGCGTTTCAAGCGGTAGCAGCGGGTTGGATACCCCGGTGGCAGGGCCTGTATTTCCCGTCAGCGCGTTGCGCGAGTCCGCCAGCGGCGTGCCGGAAACTAGCGTGCTGGCCTGCGGTAATGACCCGTTTTGCAATAACGTCACCACCAGCCTGAGCTGTGACGGTGTTAGCGAACTGAGTACCGTGTGGCCAAATTGCTGGCGGATAAAATCGCTGGCAGCCTGACGGTTATTCCCCTGGGCCAGTAACCCGGTAAGCTGTTGTAACAGTTGCCGGGTATCCTGAGCACCTTGTGCGCCAGACAGGCGGTTCTGCAACCCTTGTTCTGCGGCGGTAAACTGGCTGGCGCGCAGTTCCGCGTTATTTTTAGCGCCCAACTCAGCCCGCAGCGTCGCCCAAATTTCAGCCGGGTTGGCACCGCTTAGCGTGGCCACCTGCATCACTAATTTTTCCAGTGAGGTGCGCTGTGCCAGCGTAAGCGGGGAGTCATCCGCGGGCGGGGCAGTTTTTGTCAGCGTGTTATCCAGCGCTTTTTCTGTGGCAAGGGAGGAACTGCCCGTGTTACCGATAGGTTGCATGCGGTGATCCTTAACAAGAGATCCTGACCACCCGCGTCTCTGGCGGCGCGGTGGTATTTCGTATCAGCCCGATCAACATCTCGCCATCATAGCAATGGTGTTGGGTAACGGATAGTCAGCCGTGTCGTCAGGCTGTGTTAGATAAACGCTTTGTGGCAGAATAACGTCCCTCTTTTATTATTGCGGCGGTGCGGGCATCGCTTGCGGCCTATCAGGAAAGCTGACGTGAAAATCCTCGTTGATGAAAATATGCCTTACGCCCAGGCGTTGTTTAGCCGGCTGGGCGACGTAACTGCTGTGCCGGGGCGACCGATTCCGGTGCAGGCGTTGAACGGTGCCGATGCGTTGATGGTGCGTTCGGTGACTAAGGTCAACGCCGAACTGCTGGCCGGTCAGTCGGTGACGTTTGTCGGCACCGCGACGGCGGGGACCGATCATGTTGATGAAGCCTTCCTGCGCCAGCAAGGGATTGGGTTTTCCGCCGCACCGGGCTGCAATGCCATTGCCGTTGTGGAGTATGTGTTTTCTGCTCTGCTGATGCTCGCTGAGCGTGACGGCTTTGCGCTGACCGATCGCACCGTTGGCATTGTCGGGGTCGGTAATGTCGGTTCGCGCCTCAATGACAGGCTCACGGCGCTGGGTGTTCGCACGCTGTTGTGTGACCCGCCACGGGCAGACCGCGGTGAACAGGGGCCATTCTTACCGCTGGATGAGGTTGTGACGCGCGCGGATGTCTTAACCTTCCACACCCCGTTACTCAAAGAAGGCCCTTATGCAACCTGGCACTGTGTGGACGAGCAGATGCTCTCTCGCCTAAAAGAGGGGACGATTCTGATTAATGCCTGCCGGGGTGCGGTGGTAGACAATACGGCGCTGTTGCACGCCTTGCAGCAGGGCAAAAGAATCAGCGTGGTGCTGGATGTGTGGGAGCCTGAGCCAGAATTGTCCGTCGAGCTGCTTGCGCGTGTGGATATCGGCACCGCGCATATTGCCGGTTACACGCTGGAAGGCAAAGCGCGCGGGACTACTCAGGTGTTTGAAGCCTGGAGTCAGTTTATCGGCCAGCCGCAGCAGGTGGCGCTCTCTTCGCTGTTGCCTGCGCCGGAGATTGCCACCGTGTGCCTGACGGCTGCGCTTGATGAGCACCAGCTCAAACGGCTGGTGCATCTGGTGTATGATGTGCGTCGTGATGATGCCTTGCTACGTCAGGTAGCGCATCTGCCCGGCGAATTTGACCGCCTGCGTAAGTGTTATCAGGAACGGCGCGAGTGGTCGTCACTGCATGTTGTTTGTGCTGATGCAGTGAGTGCCGAACGGTTAACGCAGTTGGGTTTTTTAGCCTCAGTCAGCGAGCCATCGGCATAAACGCCGCATATCAGGCAGAGCCGGCCTGACGGTGTTGCCACTGTCTGGCCGGGTGTCTTTATTCTTGTTGGAGAAAACGATTACATGTCGAATGGCTGGAATATCGCCCTGCTGGGCGCGACGGGGGCTGTTGGTACTGCGTTGCTTGAGCTGTTGCAGGAGCGTGAGTTTCCCGTCGGTGAACTCTATGCGCTGGCAAGTGAAAACAGCGCGGGTGAAACCCTGCGTTTCAACGGCCGTTCTGTGCGGGTGGAGAGCGCGGAAGATTTTGACTGGTCACAGGTGCAGTTGGCCTTTTTTGTTGCCGGTATCGATGCCAGCGCCCGCTACGCTGAAGAGGCGGGCAATGCCGGGTGTCTGGTGCTCGATAGCAGTGGCCTGTTTGCGCTGGAGCCGGATGTCCCCTTAGTGGTGCCGGGCGTCAACCCGCATGCGCTGGCAGATTACCGTAATCGCAATATTGTCGCTGTGGCTGACAGCCTCACCAGCCAATTGCTGAAAGCCATCAAGCCACTCACCGAGCAGGCCGGGCTTGCGCGTTTGCATGTCACCAGCCTGTTGTCGGTGTCAGCGCATGGCAAAGCGGCGGTGGATGATTTGGCCGGGCAGAGTGCGCGGCTGCTCAACGGCATTCCTGCTGAACCGGGTCTGTTCCCGAAACAACTGGCATTTAACCTGTTGCCACTGCTGGCCGATAGCGAAGGCAGCGTGCGCGAAGAGCGGCGTTTGGTCGAGCAGGTGCGTAAAGTGTTACAGGATGACGGTTTGCCGATATCGGTCAGTTGCGTGCAGTCACCGGTGTTCTACGGCCATGCGCAAGTGGTGCATCTGGAAGCCTTGCGCCCGTTATCGGCTGATGAAGCCCGTGACGTGCTGGCGCAGACCGACGACATTACCCTGAGTGACGAAGGGGAATACCCGACACAGGTTGACGATGCGTCGGGCAATGTGCAGTTGAGTATCGGCTGTCTGCGTAATGATTACGGTATTCCCGAGCTGGTGCAGTTCTGGTCGGTGGCTGACAACATTCGCTTTGGTGGTGCGCTGATGGCCGTCGAAGTCGCGGAACGGCTGATTGAGGAGTACCTCGGGTAATGACGGTGTTGCAACAACAGGCCGGCGAAAATGCACCGGTAAAACTGGCTCTCGGCATTGAATATGACGGGGCTCGTTATTACGGCTGGCAGCGTCAGGCTGAGGTGCAAAGTGTGCAAGGATGCCTTGAAGCGGCGCTGTCGCAGGTTGCCAATGAACCGGTCGATGTGTTTTGCGCCGGGCGTACCGATGCCGGTGTGCATGCTACCGGGCAGGTGGTGCATTTTACCACCCGGGCGGTGCGTAAAGAGGCTGCCTGGACGATGGGCGTGAATGCCAACCTGCCGCCCGATATCGCAGTACGCTGGGTAAAAACGGTGGATGACGATTTTCATGCCCGTTTCAGCGCCACGGCGCGCCGTTACCGCTATGTGATTTATAACAAACGGTTTCGCCCGGCGATTTTGTCGCACGGTGTGACGCACTACTACCTGCCGCTGGATGCCGGGCGGATGCATCGAGCCGGTCAGTGTTTGCTTGGCGAGAATGACTTTACGTCATTTCGGGCGGTGCAGTGCCAGTCTCGCACGCCCTGGCGTAATCTTATGCACCTGCGCGTGGTGCGACAGGGTGATTACGTTGTGGTGGATATCAAGGCGAATGCGTTTGTGCATCACATGGTGCGTAATATTGTCGGCAGCCTGATGGAGATAGGGTGCGGCAATCAACCCGAAACCTGGATGGCGCAACTGCTGGCAGCGAAAGATAGAACCCTGGCGGCGGCTACCGCCAAAGCGGATGGGTTATATCTGGTGGCGGTGGATTACCCATCGCGCTTTGACATCCCTTCTGCGACGATGGGGCCGTTGTTTTTACCCGATGATGTGCGGTAACAGTCGTCATCGGCCGTAAGCGCGTCGTGATGTCAATAGACAATCTTGGTGAGGATTAAGGCGTAATCATGCTGGATTTTGTGCGATTCATTATAGATTTTATCCTGCACATCGATGTGCATCTGGCCCAACTGGTGGCGCAGTATGGCGTTTGGGTTTATGTCATTCTGTTTTTGATCCTGTTTTGTGAAACCGGGCTTGTCGTGACGCCATTTTTACCTGGCGATTCACTGCTGTTCGTGGCCGGTGCGCTGGCGGCATTACCGGGTAACGACCTGAATGTGCACCTGATGGTGGCGCTGATGGTGGTGGCGGCGGTATTGGGTGATGCGGTTAACTATACAATTGGCCGTTTGTTCGGCGAAACGCTATTTAGCAATCCGCAGTCGCGTATTTTTCGGCGCAGCTATCTGGAACGCACCCATGTATTCTACGAACGCCACGGCGGTAAAACGATAATTCTGGCGCGATTTGTGCCGATTGTGAGAACATTCGCGCCCTTTGTCGCGGGTATGGGGCATATGCGCTATCGTGAATTTGCGCTGTATAACGTCACCGGTGCCTTGCTCTGGGTGTTGCTGTTCACCTATGCGGGTTACCTGTTCGGCGACTTGCCGTTGGTGCAGGAGAACCTGAAGTTGCTGATTGTGGCGATTATTTTCATCTCCATCCTGCCGGGGTTGATTGAGTTTTGGCGGCATAAACGCACGCTGACGCGGCAAAATATGAAATAAATGAAAAGTTATTTTAACATCCGGTTTGACCAGTTTTTTATCCACACACCCGGATCGTTATGGTTTAATGAGCAGCATTTACGGCTGGGTTTGCATTAACCGGCCTTCATGCCACTGTCTGGTTTCGGCAACATGCGGAATTAAGACATCGCTTTATTGGCGGCGTTGCCAGGGACGGGGTAACGTGTAGCAGCGTACTGGCTGGTGCCAGGTTCAAGCAGAAAGGTTATCAATGAGCTGGATTGAACGAATTCTTAACAAAAGTAATGTCACACCCACCCGTAAGGCCAATATTCCTGAAGGGGTGTGGACGAAATGTGACAGTTGCGGTCAGGTGCTTTACCGTGCCGAACTGGAGCGCAATCTGGAAGTGTGCCCGAAGTGTGATCATCACATGCGTTTATCCGCCCGGGCCCGGCTTCATGCGTTTCTTGACAAAGACGGCATGGTGGAGCTGGGCAGTGAGCTGGAGCCAAAAGACGTTCTGAAGTTCAGAGACTCCAAAAAATACAAAGATCGCATCGTTGCTGCGCAAAAGCAGTCTGACGAGAAAGACGCGCTGATCGTGATGAAAGGGACGCTTTACGGTATGCCGGTTGTGGCGGCTTCCTTCGAATTCTCCTTTATGGGGGGCTCGATGGCGTCGGTCGTTGGTGCTCGCTTTGTGCGGGCGGTAGAGCAGGCGCTGGAAGATAACTGCCCGCTGGTTTGCTTCTCGGCCAGTGGCGGTGCCCGTATGCAGGAAGCGCTGATGTCGCTGATGCAAATGGCAAAAACCAGTGCCGCGCTGGCAAAGCTGCGCGAGCGTGGTTTACCGTATATTTCGGTGCTGACTGACCCGACCATGGGCGGTGTGTCCGCCAGTCTCGCTATGCTGGGCGATTTGAACATTGCCGAGCCCAAAGCGTTGATAGGTTTTGCCGGGCCGCGAGTCATTGAACAGACAGTGCGTGAAAAACTGCCGCCGGGTTTCCAGCGCAGTGAATTCCTGCTGGAAAAAGGCGCGATTGATATGATTGTGCGCCGTGCAGATATGCGTTACAAACTGGCCAGCATTCTCTCCCGGTTGACGCATCGCCTGGAGCCACAGGAATCTGCCGGTGCGCGACCATCCGCTTCGGCCGAACCACAAAGTGAAGCCTAATCAATGATGAGCCGGGAACAAGGCGGCGTGGTTGCCCTGTTCCCGATGGCCATCAACCGTAAGTCAGCGAACGGGACTCATGGACAATCTTCAGACACCTCAAGCCACGTCGCCTTTGGCCGCGTGGCTTCATTATCTTGAACATCTGCATAGTCAGGCCATCGAACTGGGTCTGGATCGTATCCGCCAGGTCGCAGAACGGCTTGATCTGTTGCAACCCGCCCCTCGGGTCTTCACCGTGGCTGGCACCAATGGTAAAGGCACCACCTGTTGTACCCTCGAATCTATCCTGAGCGTTGCCGGGTTGCGGGTTGGGGTATATAGCTCGCCACATCTGTTGCGTTACACCGAGCGGGTGCGTATTCAGGGGCGTGAATTGCCTGAATCATCGCACACACACGCGTTTGCCGCGATTGAGGCCGGGCGTGGCGAGATTTCACTGACTTATTTTGAATTCGGTACGCTGGCGGCGTTGTGGCTGTTCAAACAGGCGCAGCTTGATGTGGTGATTCTGGAAGTTGGTCTTGGCGGGCGTCTGGATGCCACCAATATCGTTGATGCCGATGTGGCGGTAGTCACCAGCATTGCGCTGGATCATACCGACTGGCTGGGCAATGATTGCGAAAGTATTGGCCGAGAGAAAGCCGGTATCTTTCGTGCGGGCAAGCCTGCGGTTGTGGGTGAGCCTGCCATGCCGGCGTCAATTGCTGACGTAGCACAGGAGAAGGGCGCGCAATTAATGCGCCTGGGTGTTGACTGGCAATTTAGTGCGTCTGCTGAAAGCTGGCGCTGGCAGAATGCTCACACGCATTATGATGATTTGCCGTTGCCACCTATCCCGCTGGCTAACGCGGCCACGGCGCTGGCAGCATTACAGGCCAGTGGGTTGACTCCGGGCATTGAGGTGATTCGTCAGGGGTTACGGCAGGCAACGTTACCGGGACGTTTCCAGGTCGTGAGCCAGCATCCTTTGCTGATTCTGGATGTGGCGCATAACCCGCATGCGGCGGCCTATCTGGCGACCCGACTCTCGGCATTGCCGCCTCATGGCAAAATCCGGGCTGTGCTCGGCATGCTGGCGGATAAAGACATTCCCGGTACGTTGTTGCATCTTAAACCGCAGGTGGATGAGTGGTATTGTGCACCGCTGGAGGGGCCTCGTGGTACCCGTGCGGAACAACTGGCACAGCATCTGGCCGCGTGTGACATCGTGTCCAATGTGGCTCTGTTTTCAACTGTCACCACCGCCTGGCAGCAGGCAATGCAGGACTCTGCTCCGGAAGATGTGGTGATTGTTTGCGGTTCTTTCCATACTGTCGCGCATGTGATGGCGGCATTAGAGGAGAGTGGAACGCATGGCGAGTAAATTCCAAAATCGTCTGGCTGGTACAGTGGTACTGGTTGCACTCGGCGTTATTGTGCTGCCAGGCCTGCTGGATGGTAAAAAAAAGCACTACGAGGATGAGTTTGCCGCTATTCCACTGGTGCCAAAACCGGGGGATGCGCTGGAAGCTGAGTCATTGCCTCCGGTGAGCCAGTCATTACCCGCGCAACCGCCCGAAGGCGCGGGGGCCGCAGTACAGCAGGGAAATGATCAGGACGAGGATGAGGATGTACCTCAGCCGGCACCCGGTGGACAGACCGCCCGTAGCAGCACACCGGCAGCCCGGCCCGCACCGACTCCGGCACCGATTGTCAGTGAGCGTCAGCCTGTCGCGCAGATAGCGCCTCCCGCCATGAAAGCGCAGCCTGTCAAACCGGAAGTAAAAACAGAACTCAAAAAACCAGAACCCCGGCCGAAGCCGGAACCCAAACCGGCGGAGAATAAGCCGGCCGATGCGCGGGTGCCGGTCAAACCGGATAACCGCACTGTTGAGGTGTCGGGTTCGGCGGCGAAAACGGTTGAGAATAAGCCCGCGGAAAATAAAACGCAGGAAAGTAAACCGGCAGAAAAGCCGGTGGAAAATAAACCTGCCGTGCAGGAACCATCGCCCGCGGGTCAGGCGTTTGTAGTGCAGCTCGGGGCATTGAAAAATGCGGATAAAGTCAACGAAGTCGTCGCAAAATTACGCTTGTCCGGCTATCGGGCTTATACGGTGCCATCAACGCCGGTAGCCGGCCAGATAACCCGGATTTACGTCGGGCCGGATGCATCGAAGCAAAAACTGCAATCGGCCTTGGGCGACTTGCAGCAATTAAGTGGGTTGAGCGGCCAGGTGCGCGCTTATAGTGCACACTAACCGCCATTCAGGGTGTTTACTGGTGTTCAGGCGTGTTTGCCTCTCCTGCCCGGTGAAAGACACCGCCCGCTATCTGTAAGGTGGCGGGCGGTTTTTTTTATTTCGTTGCTGACGGAAAAAACGGCGGGAAATACGCTACGCAAACGTTTTCTTTTTCTGTTAGAATGCGCCGCGAACAGGATGAGCGGCGCGATAACTGTCATCGTTCATAATTAGGATAGTTCATGGTTTGGGTTGATTACGTCATCATCGGTATTATCGGATTCTCGGCTCTGGTCAGTCTTATCCGGGGGTTTGTTCGTGAAGCGCTGTCGTTGATAACCTGGGGCGCGGCATTTTTCATTGCCAGCCACTACTATGTTTATCTTGCGGGCTACTTCACGCGATTCAGTGATGAACTGGTGCGTAACGGTATTGCTATCGCCATTCTGTTTATTGCGACGTTGATTGTGGGTGCGGTCGTTAACTATGTGATTGGGTCACTGGTTGAACGCACCGGGCTGTCGGGCACTGATAGAGTACTGGGCATTTGCTTTGGTGCGCTGCGCGGTGTGTTGATTGTCTCTGCACTGCTGTTCTTTCTGGATACCTTCACCGGTTTTTCACAGAGTGCTGACTGGAAGCAGTCCCAGTTAATTCCGCAGTTTAGTTATATCATCAGGTGGTTTTTTGACTACCTGCAAAGCACGTCGAGTTTCTTGCCACGGCACATCTAGCGGTGGCAGCGCTGATGAGGAAAAGACCACATGTGCGGTATTGTCGGTATCGCCGGTTTTACACCGGTCAACCAGTCGATTTATGACGCGTTAACGGTGTTACAGCACCGTGGGCAGGATGCCGCAGGCATCGTCACCATTAATGATGCCAACTTCTTTCGCCTGCGCAAAGCGAATGGCCTGGTGAAGGATGTGTTTGAAGCCCGGCACATGCAGCGGTTGCAGGGGAATATGGGTATAGGCCATGTGCGCTACCCTACGGCGGGCAGTTCCAGTGCTTCAGAGGCGCAGCCTTTCTACGTTAACTCCCCGTTTGGAATGACGCTTGCGCACAATGGCAATTTGACCAACGCGCATGAGTTGCGCCAAAAGTTGTTCGAAGAAGGCCGCCGTCATGTCAATACCACGTCGGATTCTGAGATCCTGCTCAACGTATTTGCCAAAGAGCTGGACCGTTTTCAGCACTATCCATTGGAAGCCGATAATATTTTTGCCGCTGTTGCTGCTGTTCATCAGCAGATTCGCGGCGCATATGCCTGTATCAGCATGATTATCGGCCACGGTATGGTGGCGTTTCGTGATCCTAACGGTATTCGCCCGTTGGTGATTGGCAAACGCTTACTGAGCGACGGCCGTAACGAATACATCGTTGCCTCAGAAAGTGTGGCGCTTGATACGCTGGGCTTTGAGTTTTTGCGTGATGTGGCACCCGGCGAAGCGGTATACGTTACCGAGAGCGGTCAACTGTTCACCCGCCAGTGCGCAGAGAACCCGAAAAGCCATCCGTGCCTGTTTGAATACGTGTACTTTGCTCGGCCAGACTCGTTTATCGATAAAATTTCGGTCTATAGCGCCCGGGTGCGCATGGGGCAGAAGCTGGGGGAAAAAATTGCCCGCCAGTGGGAAGAGATGGATATCGATGTGGTTATCCCTATTCCTGAAACCTCCTGCGATATCGCGCTGGAAATCGCCCGTATCATCAATAAGCCCTATCGTCAGGGGTTTGTGAAAAACCGCTATGTCGGCCGTACCTTTATCATGCCAGGCCAGCAAACCCGTATTAAATCAGTGCGCCGCAAACTTAACGCGAACCGCGCGGAGTTTCGTGGCAAGAATGTGCTGCTGGTCGATGACTCGATTGTCCGTGGCACCACCTCCCAGCAGATTGTGGAGATGGCGCGTGAAGCCGGTGCCCGCAATGTCTATCTGGCCTCAGCTGCGCCGGAGATTCGCTTCCCGAATGTGTATGGCATTGATATGCCGAGTGCCAACGAACTTATCGCGCATGGCCGGGAAGTGGAAGAAATTCGCCAGATAATCGGTGCTGACGCGTTAATTTTTCAGGATTTACACGATCTTATCGAAGCTGTACGCGAAGATAACCCGGAAATCGTACAGTTTGAATGCTCGGTATTTAACGGCGTGTATGTCACTAAAGATGTCGATCAAGGGTATCTGGATTATCTGGAAGGGTTACGCAATGACGATGCCAAAGCGTTGCGCAGCCAGAATGAGGTGGAAGACCTTGAGATGCATAACGAAGGCTGACAGCCAGCCATCGTTAGCCAAAGGGGAGCGCAGGCTCCCCTTTTTTATCATCCCCCGGTGCTTTTCCCCTAAAGCCACGGCAAGGGGCAAACCCTGACTGCCGGTTATTCTTGCCAATTGCCTGATGATACGGCAAAGTCAGCGCACATATTGAGTGCCGCGCAGCTGTGGCGGTGTGATACAGAGGTAGCAATGAAGCGACTGATTGTCGGTATTTCCGGGGCCAGCGGTGTTATTTATGGTGTCAGGCTGTTACAGGTGCTTCAGCCTGTTGCTGATATTGAAACCCATCTGGTAATGAGCCCGGCCGCCCGGCAAACGCTGTCGCTTGAAACTGACCTGAGTGTCCGGGATGTGCAGGCGTTGGCTGATGTGGTGCATGACTCCCGTGATATTGCCGCCAATATCTCATCCGGCTCTTTTCGCACCGCCGGAATGGCGATTCTGCCATGTTCGATTAAAACGTTATCGGGTATTGCGCAAAGTTATACTGACAGTTTGCTGACCCGTGCAGCCGATGTGGTGTTAAAGGAGCGTCGCCCGCTGATTTTGTGTGTGCGTGAAACTCCGTTGCATGTGGGTCATTTGCGGTTGATGAACGCCGCCGCAGAAATGGGGGCGGTGATCATGCCTCCGGTGCCCGCGTTTTATCATCGCCCACAAACTGTGCAGGATATTGTCGATCAAACGGTGAATCGGGTGCTGGATCAGTTTGATATTGCGCTGCCAGATGAACTGTTTACGCGCTGGCAGGGTGCATAACCCTTTCATTTATAAAAATAAGCTGGTCTTTATCTGACATCATGGGCAATGATGTCCTCCCCCTGCGGTGCACTTTTTTGTTGCGTTGAGCATTGTTAGTGCATTGTTACGCACAATATTGGTGCGACCGATGCAGGCTGGCGTTGCTGCATAATCCACCATTTTCATGTGAGTTGAGATAATTCATTGATTATATTGATATGATTATCATGATTACCGTGCATGACTTTATGCAGTAATGCATATCTTTTATGGCATAAACTTTGCAAAGTTTCGCAAACAATGTGCATTAACACATAACGCGCATTAACACACAACGCAATGCGGTTTATTACGACGGGCTCCCGTCTGTTTTTCCTATCACTTAGGCAGACACAATCATAAATTAAGGGTAATGCGATGAAGAAAATGTTAAAACTTTTGCCCCTTGCTCTGGCGCTGGCTGCGGGTAGTGCTTTCGCCGAGGTGCCGAAAAATATCAAGATTGGTACAGACCCAACCTACGCGCCGTTTGAATCGAAAGATGCCACGGGTCAGTTGGTTGGTTTTGATATCGATTTGGCAAAAGAGCTGTGCAACCGCATTCAGGCTAATTGCACCTTCGTCGAAAGCGATTTTGATGCTCTGATCCCGTCACTGAAAGCCAAAAAAATTGATGCCATCATCTCTTCGTTATCGATTACGGAAAAACGTCAGCAGGAAATTGCGTTTAGCGACAAGCTGTATGCTGCCAATGCCCGTCTGATTGCCAAAAAAGGCTCACCGGTGCTGCCGTCTCTTGAGGCCCTGAAAGGCAAGCGCGTTGGGGTACTGCAAGCCTCTACCCAGGAGGCGTATGCCAATCAGTATTGGCAGCCTAAAGGGGTGGAAGTGGTGGCTTATCAAAATCAGGATCTGATTTACGCTGACCTCTCTGCCGGGCGCATTGATGCGGCATTTCAGGATGAAGTCGCCGGTAGTGAAGGCTTCCTGAAACAATCAGCCGGTAAAGATTATGCGTTTGCCGGGCCTGCGGTAAAAGATGACAAACTGTTTGGCGTGGGCACGGGTATGGGGCTGCGTAAGAACGAAACCGAGCTGAAAGCAGCATTGGATAAAGCGTTCGCCGCGATCCGCAAAGACGGTACTTACGACAAGCTGGCGAAGAAGTATTTTGATTTCAATGTGTATGGCGAGTAAGCCTTCCTGATTAGCCTCTGCCAGCCCTTACCGGACTGGCAGAGATGAGCCTTTTTTGAGCGGATTGATGTCATGCTGTATGGCTATAGCGAATTAATCATGGATGGCGCGAGCATGACGCTGCAACTGGCGTTGTGCTCACTGGTGTTGGCACTGGTCATTGGGCTGGTGGGAGCGGCGGCCAAACTCTCCCCAAACCGGCTATTGTCTGGTTGTTTTTCCGGTTACACCACCCTGATCCGTGGCGTGCCGGATCTGGTATTGATGTTATTGATTTTTTACGGCTTACAGATGGCCCTGAACAGCCTGACTGAAGCGCTGGGCATGGATCAAATTGATATTGATCCACTGGTCGCCGGGGTGC
This sequence is a window from Dickeya aquatica. Protein-coding genes within it:
- a CDS encoding cell division protein; translation: MQPIGNTGSSSLATEKALDNTLTKTAPPADDSPLTLAQRTSLEKLVMQVATLSGANPAEIWATLRAELGAKNNAELRASQFTAAEQGLQNRLSGAQGAQDTRQLLQQLTGLLAQGNNRQAASDFIRQQFGHTVLSSLTPSQLRLVVTLLQNGSLPQASTLVSGTPLADSRNALTGNTGPATGVSNPLLPLETLTNGTSPAGTQSASLLPPPLPQNLQQLAAGLQNSALPDARYSTQSAASGRVLLPAEHNLLNQQVARLVALTGESPAKVWQTLMAMQGLKTGEPMPAKNFQTLSQFLTTQSFLLQQHTPQTLHNIQAALKHPADPQEQQLLQDFTRTLSITPQAPLTPTQMTEVVTFLYRRRLQQLQDSAATPAQPFINPLIAALPFEWHKFATKPIGLALSALLIVALLLWILL
- the pdxB gene encoding 4-phosphoerythronate dehydrogenase PdxB, translating into MKILVDENMPYAQALFSRLGDVTAVPGRPIPVQALNGADALMVRSVTKVNAELLAGQSVTFVGTATAGTDHVDEAFLRQQGIGFSAAPGCNAIAVVEYVFSALLMLAERDGFALTDRTVGIVGVGNVGSRLNDRLTALGVRTLLCDPPRADRGEQGPFLPLDEVVTRADVLTFHTPLLKEGPYATWHCVDEQMLSRLKEGTILINACRGAVVDNTALLHALQQGKRISVVLDVWEPEPELSVELLARVDIGTAHIAGYTLEGKARGTTQVFEAWSQFIGQPQQVALSSLLPAPEIATVCLTAALDEHQLKRLVHLVYDVRRDDALLRQVAHLPGEFDRLRKCYQERREWSSLHVVCADAVSAERLTQLGFLASVSEPSA
- a CDS encoding aspartate-semialdehyde dehydrogenase; amino-acid sequence: MSNGWNIALLGATGAVGTALLELLQEREFPVGELYALASENSAGETLRFNGRSVRVESAEDFDWSQVQLAFFVAGIDASARYAEEAGNAGCLVLDSSGLFALEPDVPLVVPGVNPHALADYRNRNIVAVADSLTSQLLKAIKPLTEQAGLARLHVTSLLSVSAHGKAAVDDLAGQSARLLNGIPAEPGLFPKQLAFNLLPLLADSEGSVREERRLVEQVRKVLQDDGLPISVSCVQSPVFYGHAQVVHLEALRPLSADEARDVLAQTDDITLSDEGEYPTQVDDASGNVQLSIGCLRNDYGIPELVQFWSVADNIRFGGALMAVEVAERLIEEYLG
- the truA gene encoding tRNA pseudouridine(38-40) synthase TruA, producing MTVLQQQAGENAPVKLALGIEYDGARYYGWQRQAEVQSVQGCLEAALSQVANEPVDVFCAGRTDAGVHATGQVVHFTTRAVRKEAAWTMGVNANLPPDIAVRWVKTVDDDFHARFSATARRYRYVIYNKRFRPAILSHGVTHYYLPLDAGRMHRAGQCLLGENDFTSFRAVQCQSRTPWRNLMHLRVVRQGDYVVVDIKANAFVHHMVRNIVGSLMEIGCGNQPETWMAQLLAAKDRTLAAATAKADGLYLVAVDYPSRFDIPSATMGPLFLPDDVR
- a CDS encoding DedA family protein; the encoded protein is MDFVRFIIDFILHIDVHLAQLVAQYGVWVYVILFLILFCETGLVVTPFLPGDSLLFVAGALAALPGNDLNVHLMVALMVVAAVLGDAVNYTIGRLFGETLFSNPQSRIFRRSYLERTHVFYERHGGKTIILARFVPIVRTFAPFVAGMGHMRYREFALYNVTGALLWVLLFTYAGYLFGDLPLVQENLKLLIVAIIFISILPGLIEFWRHKRTLTRQNMK
- the accD gene encoding acetyl-CoA carboxylase, carboxyltransferase subunit beta, which encodes MSWIERILNKSNVTPTRKANIPEGVWTKCDSCGQVLYRAELERNLEVCPKCDHHMRLSARARLHAFLDKDGMVELGSELEPKDVLKFRDSKKYKDRIVAAQKQSDEKDALIVMKGTLYGMPVVAASFEFSFMGGSMASVVGARFVRAVEQALEDNCPLVCFSASGGARMQEALMSLMQMAKTSAALAKLRERGLPYISVLTDPTMGGVSASLAMLGDLNIAEPKALIGFAGPRVIEQTVREKLPPGFQRSEFLLEKGAIDMIVRRADMRYKLASILSRLTHRLEPQESAGARPSASAEPQSEA